One Seriola aureovittata isolate HTS-2021-v1 ecotype China chromosome 3, ASM2101889v1, whole genome shotgun sequence genomic window, CTTGTGAAGTGTAACAGTAAGGCAAATTTTATAATGAGGTTTGTTATCTGCCTGTAATTGCTCgaattaattcattcattcattcattggctttgattttaaaaacattttctaaaatcCAAATCCAAAAGTCCCAGACTCTGGAGAATTGAAGCTTGATGCTTATGAGGTTTTAGACACTATTTATGAACTGCAAAGAAACTATTTTGTGAATTCATATCTGACACACAACAAAAGCAGAGGGAAGGCCCTAATGACACTGTAAACTTGTCATGTCTGTCTGGGACCTGCCCTCAGTCGGGCCTCAGGatgacagctgcagcacatcACAATATCTACGGGCATATTTTACCAGTTAGTAACCTTGATGACTGAAAACTCAGAAACACAGCTAATTTGACAGACATCCATGAGTTTTGACAACTTCATGGGTGTGGCAGATAAAACTATGGTAGAATGAATCACATGTGCCCCAGGATATTACTCCTCCACCCCATCGTGGAATGCATACCAGCATGCCAAAAAAGAAACCTGTTGTGCAGGAAAAGAAATATACCTaagagtgtgttcatgtgtgcatatgttcaAAGTTGGGAGTGGTGAGACAGGTGGTTCCCTGACACTGCAAACCTCACCTGTGTAGGCAGCTTTTAGTAGTCGACTAGGAAGTTGTCtggagagagacatagagacatAGTTCAGTGCCAACTGAACAAACAGAGCACTCGGAGAGAAGGCAATACATGAACACGGCATCAACACACAGCTGAGTAAGTATGTTTGTTATGGTTTGGATAATACATCTGGCTACTAGTAAGTAGGAGTTAACTGTAGCAGTAAATTATCAATTATAAGCAATCTACAAGGTTTCTTGGccgtattattattattattagatcaCAAGAATTTACccatgtatgtatttgtgtatttacacCAGCTGCGCATAGGTCTGAGCAAATGGTTGTTATGAAAAGTATTATGACACTGACTCTTAGTTTTCGATATTGGACTGTTTGTAGTATCGCAATGAACTTGCAATGCCATATGTTGGGGCTTTActttttgtgtacattttgtaGGTGAATGCGtcttttgtatgtatgtatatatgtatgttcgCGTATCATTCCAAATATAAAAGTCCAGGTACAATGTAGTTGGACAGGACTGGCAAGGTGTGGCGTACCATCCAGACTGAGAAAACAGGGATACAGCGAGAAACGTAAGACAGGCTCCAGTGAAATGAAAGCTGAGCGAGAGCACAGCCATTATCAATCATCTTAGTTCTTGTTAACCCAAGCACAGCCATTATCAATCATCTTAGTTCTTGTTAACCCAAGCACAATAGGTGAAATGATTAagtaaaaaagtagaaaattaAGTAAAGAAACTAAACAAGTTGTCTGATTTTAACTGTGGGACACAAGTACACAGTcaggacagagaaaaaaggtGTTTTATAATCACGGATGAAATGGAGATCAAAAGCCTCTTATATCAAATACCAGATTAGATAACCTCCTGCTCAACCTGTCCAGTTCTCAAGTTTCccagttttatttgtgtgtgatttcagCTTCTCCAAGTCTTCATAGACAAACTTTTGACTAAAGCCACATGTATGAACTCGCATTCTGACAACACGCCCTTTCTTTCGATTAGTTTTAGCAGCTTCCTACCAAATAGGGTGAGTAGTCTTTAGTACAGAATTAGCACATTTGacctgttcctcctcctttctccatTTTCAGCTATGAGTGAACACTTGAGAGGGAGCTACTACGGGTCCACGCCCCCAGAGCTGAGGCTTGTTCTTTTAGGGAACATTGGATGTGGCAAGACGTCATCAGCAGACACTATCCTGGGCCAGCTGTCCCCCGTCTCACCCTCTGCCTCCAGGAGCTGCCAGTTGCGACAGGGCCTCTCTGAGGGCAGAAACGTGACCCTGGTGGAGGCGCCGAGATGGTACTGGAGCGGTGGCAAGATGGAGGACAGTGTCAGgaaggagacaaagagagcaaCAACTCTGGTAGCACCAGGTGCTCATGGTATTTTGCTGCTGGTGCCAGTTAGCCAGTTCACAGAGGTTGGTTTTAGTCTTTGTTTGCTGCTTCAGTTGTCTTTAAGCTTTTATAATAGTTATGTTTTTCATCATCCCGTGTAATCATTAATGACAACTCTTTGGAATTAAGTCGTTTTACAAGTCTCATTCTTATTTTTCCTAATatgcattcattcatgtttgtttccttttgaaaattaaaacGTTTGATCAATCAGACTACAATGAACAAGTTGTAGCCAGTATTCAATATGAATAATTTCTATCACGTTGTCAAAGAGTTGGCAGGGAATTTATGAATTCATTTCCTAATAAtgactctccctctttccctggTCTTCCCAGATGGAGGGTTGTGTTcctgcagagctggagaaggTGTTTGGGGAGGAGGTGATGGACCACACCTTGGTCCTGCTGACATGTGGTGATTACTTGATGGGAAGAACAGTGGAGGTATGAGGGTGTACACCTGGCCCCTTTCATGTTtattacactgtatatatactaGTTTATTCTAGTATTTGTAAACTTATGTATACATTTTGGTGCCGTGAAATATCTGATAAATTTAGAGCAGAAATGGACCTTTTGGTAAATCGTACCGCTGGATCAGTTCACTACAAGTACAATACATTACCTGCCCCTCTCTTGTCAGGATGCCATTTGAAGTGATGAACCATTGAGTTTGTTGGGGATGCAATTCAAACTGactgcagcttctccttcaGATATCCTATCAGtaattcatcatcattcattgtATCCAGTTTGgacagctggttttaaaaaCAGGAGAGAGCCATGTATTTAAATTTACACTCTGATTGATGTTTATATAAATAGATATCTGCttgtttatataaatacatatcaGAATGTATATTTAAATCGCCGTAGTctatataaatatgtatttaaatcactgaaatttttgttatttattttattttctgtactgAGGTCTTGTAAAAGAGATGTGGATCTCATtgtgacttcctgattaaatgAATTacgaagagaaaaaaattaggCAAATCATTGCAAGTCTAAATTTGCAcaaaccaatttttttttcccacaggaaTACCTGCAGAAAGAACACCCAGGCCTGAGGCAGATCATTGAGCGCTGTGGGGGGAGGTACCATGTCATCAATAATCGTCAGCGACAGGACAGGGAGCAGGTCCGTGAGCTGCTGGAGAAGGTAAGACCGAACAAAACCGATTGACAGAACAGCATCGGTGTAGAGTTTGCACACACATTTTGGCACATTTCCCAATGTGCATTGTTAATGACATTCCTGTTTTTCATGATGACTATCAATAGTCATCTAACAATTTTACCAGTTTATGTGTGTAGGCTAATTAAAAATACTTGGACTTGGAAAAAATTGtaacagttcagttttattgcATAGAATATGCGattgagttttttgttttgtttttgtcagagtATGCTGTAGTTTCCCAAGCAACACCCTGTTTCACACTCATACAATCACACCCAGTCGTAGTCAGGACCGGTTTGAGTATTAATGATTAGGAGTTAATTACACATGGGAGGAAAGCAGGAattataaaatgtgacattttaattgtCCATGTgagttattgtttattattcaaACGTAACAGGTGGACAATATGGTGCAGCAAAATGGGGTATACCACATAAAAACAGTCcaggagagagagctggagaaacgagtgagagagagaaagcgagaacTTATGGAAAGTTTCAGAGCtcaaaaggaagaaagaagagagacgGCCGCATCGATGCACAtcccaaacacagaaacacaaaggagaggagaggagtacAGCGCCAccttggagaggaggagaagacaagAGAGGGATGAGATGGAAGGAAGAGTGGGTGTAAGTCAAGTGTCTAATGGACTTCATTCAGTTCCAGCACCAGAACAACAGTCATATTCAGAGACGCATGGTGACAGCCAGATGAAGAGGATGCCCAGTTTCAGACTAAATGAAGGTAAATTCATTTGGATCCATTTTGCATCACAATATCTTGTACAAGAAGAAGAACCTGACCAATAAAATGTGTAGGActcatatttactgtttttcctctgtagaTGGAGCTCTACTCTCACAAATGTCTGAGGTTAAATCAAGTCCAAAAATTATAACTACTTGTAAGTCACAGGACCtcactgtttcttttattttatgtcactTAACATCCCACTTATATGATGTTTGAAGTTTAGAAATTATTGAAATTTTTCCATATTAAACTCTGGATTTCACCTGATTCTTTTCAGTTCATCACAGAATCAACAGCTTTGAAAAGCGATCCCCTGAGGCGTCTCCAACTTCATCTCCTGGTTCGCCCGTCTTCTCCTCCTCGCCCTCTTCACCAACCGTCGCTGCCTCTCCTTCCTCATTCCCCTTTTCCACCTCGTCCCCCTCCTCATCAACCTTTGCTGACGCCTCTACCTCCACATTCcattcatcctcctcatcctctccagAGCTGCGTCTGGTGCTGCTCGGGCGATCTGGAGCGGGGAAGAGTGCAGCTGGCAACAAAATCCTGGGGCGGGAGGAGTTTGCGTCACACCCGGACAGCCTTACAGCCATCACGCAGGcgtgtgagaaaaaaaaagcactggtTGAAGGAAGAAGGGTTAGTGTTTTAAAAATTATTAAgaagtctgttttcattttgctttccCTGATTTCCACCATGTGCCAAAACTCCAAATATCTAATCTTTGACACcctcttcttgttttgtgtcatGAAACAATAGAATCTGGCAGGTTTCCCATGATTTGACTGTGCTTTTATATTGCTGCATATGTCCCCTCTCCTTCCTGCAGGTGGCGCTGGTGGATACACCAGACTGGTTCAATTCAGAGCATACTCCAGATGAGGTGCGAGCTCATATCTCCTCCTGTGTTGCTTTATCCAGTCCTGGTCCTCACGCCTTCCTCCTGTGTGTCCCCTTAGACCAGCCTGCAAAGATCGAGCTCCAGGCACTCAGAGCTCTTGAAACTGTTTTTGGCCCAGACGCTGTCCAGAGATACACTCTGGTCCTCTTTACTCACGCAGATCGGCTGAGGGCGAGTGGGAAGGCAGGCAACAACAGCATGGAAGCATACATTGCCAGTCAGCGGGGGGATTTGTTAAAACTTGTGGAGAAATGCCGGGACAGGTTTCATGTGATTgagagtggaggaggtgggagtaAGAGGGGAAATGTGGCAGAGCTTCTGGAGAAGGTGGAGCAGACAGTGAAGGAGGCTGGAGGGCAGTGTTATTCTTGTCCTGCTTTCCAGGAGGCAGAGAACCGAGTGAGGCAGAGACAGCTAGAGATAGCAAAGGAGAAAAGAGGCAAAAAGCTAGAGCAAGAAAAACTAGGAGACGTTGGACAGCTCAGCTCTGAGAGGCGGGTACTCTACATGCAGCCTGTGGCTGAGGcagaagaggaagtgagagaggaTGAGATTGAGAAAACAAGGGATGAGGCAGAGATGAATGTAAGCACCATGAATCTTGAGAGCCTTCCTCCTATTACTCTTTCGAACTTGTCCCCTTCACTCTTTCGTTCCCTTATGGAGAAAATGGAGTCTAGTGCAAAAATGTTGCCCAAAGTGTTGGGAGATAGCTCTGCGTGGGTCGGTGAGGGAGCAAAGAAGGTGAGGAGTAGTACAGTGTGGGGGAAAGTTGGCAGTGGAGCACAAAATGTCCAGAAGATGGTGGTTGATAGTTCACTGTTGGGTAAGGTGGGAGCTACTGCTGGACATATGTCCAAACTAGTAGGAAATAGAGTCCCcaaggtggtggtggatggttCTGCATGGGTGGGATCTGGagcaaaagcagcagcagcaagtccTATGTGGGAAAAAGTCGGTTCAGGGGCCAAACTAGTGGCAGACAGATCCATGCGTGTTGGAGCTGGGATCGGAGCCGGGGCAAAGAATTTGGCGCAGAGTCCTATGTGGGGAAAAGTAGGATCTGGGGCCAAATCCGGAGCTAAACTGGTGGCCAGCAGTTCTGTGCGAGTTGGAGCTGGAATTGGTGCTGGTGCAAAGAAGGTGGCACAGAGTCCGGTGTGGGAGAAAGTGGGTTCTGGGGCCAAAGCATCAGCCAAAATGGTGGCTGAGAGCTCAGCGTGGGAGAAGATGGCAACTACAGCTAAACAGGTGCCCAAGGTTGTCATCATGGGTGCATTGCTGGGTCTGCTGCTTGGTGTGTTTTTGGGGGGTGTCATCGGCGGAGCTGTTGGGGCAGCTGCTGGATCTGCAGTAAGTGAAGTGGGCAGACGAAAACtcagaaacaaaaagacagatgaagCTGCAAAAAACGTGGAGAAAACAGTGAACGACAGCTTGGACTCACTGGTAAAACAAGGAGAGAAAGCgctgaaaactgaatgaaagaCTGAATGGAGCATGTTTATAAAGTgtacatgtaaaatgtaaaatcatttaTCCATTGTGAATTAGTACCATCAGAATGTATAATTCaaaaactgtggaaaacagTTGTTACTTATATTTTGACAACTTGGTGATCTTTAAACCACAGACACTTTTCTgttagtgtttgtttctttgtctcgtCACAGATATGCAAAATACTAATGTGAGCTTGGTAAAGCTgttttttataaacaaacatCTTGAGATGATTCTGAGCTTCAGTTTCATCCCAGTATTTGCTTAAGTTTCATTCCACTAGTTAATGAAGGGGGgtgtttgtgactttttaaaaataaagatgaatatCACCTACACTCAGTTAAGTAGATATTATATGAATATGCTTCTATATTTGGGCAAAATGAACTTGGATTAACTTGGCTTAATGGATTTGTTTGGGCACATGAAAAGTATTTAGGTGCTTATCTTATAGAGTTCGCAAGGTGTGTCAAATCACCcaggaaaataataatgcaattattgtaaaatactgtaatgaTGCAGTTATTGTTTTTGCTAAATATTTAACCAAGAATGTAATCTCCTACACATCACTTATTGTAAATTTCAAGGTGAATTTAAACTTTCTTTCAGCAAATTATATAATACATTGTACAGCCATTCCTCTAATATTTCTTCACTGcttgattaaaaaatgttataacatttttgcttttatgtctgtgtgttgttgtcttcACAGTTTGGCACAAAAGGTCTCAACACACACTTTGTTGCAAGTATGatctgtttaaatattaaatatagttattaatgttatatatttaaatattttcagtaTTCATTTGAAACTGtcttgtttttgcatgtttaacAGTTtgctaaagctaaagctgcaTTAAGACTGAGAACCTTCTAGCATTAGTGCTCCTCATGAGACGTGAAAGTTTAATCTGTATGTGATTGGTGAAATAGAGCTAAtggtatttctgtgtgtgtgtgtgggtgtaacTCTGATGGCAAGAGGGGCACAACGGAGGATTGGAAGAGAAGGGGTGGAGGCATGGACATTATCTCTAAGTCCCAGCCTGGCCAGCATCAACCTGCTTGGCCTGCTGTATCAGAAGAAGGGGAGAAGGTTAACACCCCAGCAGTCTATTCTAATGTTATAAGGTTTCATTTTGACCAATAGTGTGCATCACagcaatatttaaaatgaaatactgcagatctaaagaaaatatattagaGCAAATTGCATTTTCCTTTATACAGGCTGAGCCTGAATTAAGGCCAAAAGTGATGGTTTGTTGATTTCAGTGAGTAAATCTATAGAGaatatttgttaaaaacaataGGATTTGCTTAAAAAAGTGGAGTTTGTAATATTTTCACATTGAATGTATAGCTAGagatacagtaaatatgatACCTTTGAGGACATGAGTAGAATTTTTTCTAGATGTGGCATATAAAGTTCAGTATGCCTTTTTATCACAGAAGACACAGTGGGAAAAGCACAGgggtaaataataaaatgaatgatggctaattccatttagctgcttcagtttcagggtctaGTATGGTACATGTTGGCTCAccgtcacactgtcatggcttactgTGAAATCTGAATGTAACAGAGCCCTTGTTCATGTTATGAGCAACACCTTTGTTTTTCCTACTTTTCCTACTCCTActtttcaaaatgtctgctgtgaaaaaacatattttattgcGTTAACCTTAAATACCTCACACCTTGACACAAGGAGGCCTTTTGTGAAAGTTTATCAATTGTGCTGCAACAAAAAAACTGGCAGACGTTGCAGTACTATGTGACCCCTGCCACCATTTGTGATCCTCTCAGTGGTTTCAGAGTGAAGCAGGGAGGGGACAGACCAGCCTGGCACAGCAGAGCTGGCAGAAGCAGCCGTAGCAGTGTTGTGAAAGAAGTCCTTCCTGTTGTGTGGTCCCGAAACCGGGTGTATAGGGGTTCCCAGAGCATCCTGGtagctgttttctctttctgtttttccccACACCCTTCTTCCATGTAACGCTTGCCACCCTACATGTCCAAAAAcccccacgcacacacacccaaacaaactcacccaaacacactcacgcacacacacacgcacacacacacacacacacacacacacacacacacacacacacacacacacacacacacatgcacacacgcatgcacacacacacacacacacacgccaccaCTTCTTCTCCAGGAAACTTGTTGGCCGTCAATGAGACAGCACTAACTGTAGGCGTTTCCTGGCCACTTGATAGAGCCAAGCATGCAGGCAAAAACATACCAGCACCATTGCACAGCTGCaatttaccccccccccaacttttttttttttcttatgcaGCCCCCCACCATGAACCCCATCTCTAACCGCATCCCACATCCACCCTGACCTTCCTCACACACAACCGCACACTTACAATTGTTGCTGTTACATCAGTCTTTTGCTAATTCTTTACCACATCCACTTGattgtttgcacacacacatacacacaaacacacgcatacaaTATGCACAAAACATGTGCAACATTCCTTCCCAAACCTGCTGCCTGGAAAATGGCAACAATTTATGGGAtgacgtttttcttttttttttttccagggctGGGAttgtgacagaaatgtcagcGAACAGTTTAATCCAGCTTCAAGTTGTCACATCACCCGCTACGTTTTTTTCAACTAGTGTTGTTTATGGTTTCCGTGCTAAAAGTGCTGTTGTCAATCTGTCATGCTGGTggacagcacaaacaaacaacatggaATTTGGCTTTGATTATTCGGCCCACAGAATATGTGGTGACAAATTTGTTGTGTTGAGTTATGAACATATGGTGACTATTATTGGAAAAAATTAacatttcttcatcatcataatccTGATCTCATAGCCttgcatttttattaatgtGATCATCTCACACTGAGACTACCACTTTCTGAACACTTTAAGCCAACATGAATGTTCCCTAAACTGAAAGCAGTAAAACATTTGGATGTGTTGAGTAATCGTGCTGACAAAGAGCAAAGTCTTTGGAGCGCAATAAGAGGATGTCAAATAAGGAACAGCAAACTAAAACACACTTTATTTCTGTCTGGTACAAGTGTGTCACAATGTCAGGGTGGGACCATTGGCCCTGCTTCTCTGACAATAAGAACAGCAACATTAAAAACTGCAACTTGATTCCAGATAAGTGAAATGCCGATTACTGACATGTAAACTTCTGAGGCTGCATTTAGATTGGAacaaaaaatttgattttttttttttacatttttgtgggTCTACAGCAGTGGAATTTAAGATCCTGACTTTCTTGAAGAAAGGATTATTGgatttttgttattaaaacatattaacCATATTAGCCTGAGACAGTACAATTAAGATTTCCAAGATTCTATTTTGCATAATACGTCCATGTTATGGATTTTAATTGTTTGACACTGAGGTGTAATGTTTAACAAAGGAACACTGTGACCTTATCTTGACAAAACACAAACGAGTTctgtgatgtttcatgcctCTCAGCCTGCCCCAGAGCATATTCCAGTATTTTACTTAAAAACACAGAGCCTCACATTCAATGTTTGCACATCACTGcaaaacacatagagacagtgaaaatgacaaagtatCACCAAAAATCCATCTCCTACTAATTCACGCTGTGTGGGAGTTGATCTTCCAGCAGTGTGTGACTGAAGTAAGAACCACGCTGGCTCGTAAAACACTTAGAGAGGACCGTGTGTCCTGTCTTGTCTATCAGTGTGATATTTAAACTCCCAGTGGCTGCACACCTCTTGGTTTGCTTCTCTTTGGCGTCACCGCTCATCATTTGTGGCTGCCACCACCCTTATCTGACCCTTGACCTTCCCCAGAATGCCTTGGGTCACCAAAGAGGTCTTACCCCCAAAGCTTTCCTCACTGTCTGTGTCACCATAGCAACTGGATGTTGCTGGGGAATTAGCCAGGGCGATGACTGAGTCAGTtgagtctctgtctctgtgggcTGTCGCTATGGCAGCTGAAGATGGCATGGCGGCAGTGTGGGACTGAAAAAGAGGGTTCACTTTATTACTGCCCGACCCTGCGACGGTACCCTCATCCTCAGCCTCATCCTCAGCTGAGTCCCTGTTCTTGTCCTGGGCCTGGTCATTGAGCAGCGTGACCAAGAAGTTGATGTACTTCACAGCCAGGCGAAGGATTTCATTCTTGCTGAGCTTCTTGTCAGGTGGGTGTGTGGGAATGAGTTTCCTGAGCTCAGAGAAAGCCCCGTTCACGTTCTGCTGTCGCCAGCGCTCACGGCTATTGGTAAAGACACGCCGAGCGAGTTTCTGAGGGGGGCCTGTtggacacacataaacactgtgTATGTGAGAACAACCTTAGAGATAAAttaatatacataatatattttaattctatatatttttctatatcgacaccctcttaaaataatggcctaagtcattttttcaggtttttcaggaaacacaaaaaactcaacaaaagagtcacacttttgacataggccattatacaaccgggggtagaattgcatgttcccctcaactgaggattcaggcgattttaccagaggtggccagcatcatgagggggtgatttaggcaaaaaaaacatttttgtcaaaacatgacttaggccattattttaggaaggtgacgatatttTTCttaaccaacaatgaattgatcctaaAGTCAGGCTGATTTCTCTGTTGAACAGAAATCTATCATCATCCAAAAACTAttgaaaacacatcaatgagccacagTGGTGCTCATCAGTTTCCATTACTACCATGAACAtggacactgtagtttattctgAGTCAATTCCAGACACTTTACACCAAGTGCTGCAATAAATCTTCAGTAGAGTACCAAATATGCATTAATCTGCCACTTAAAATAGACCTGAATCACATGATCTTTTTACTCATATTGGAGTAACATTTGCTGTTTTAGGGAATTATTTAGTTCTTATAGGTATATTTTTGAGATACATTCAGCAGAAACCAGCAGGCGTGGGGACATGGTGGAGAAGTAGAAAAGTgttgagagatgaactaagcCATTGTTGGTGTTTCTTTCACAGGACTTTCTGATAGTGATAAAAATGAAGACCATCACCAAACTTAtcttttaaatactttaaatatcAAACTTCATGCTCTGAGCTGTGGGCAGCAATTCcatcaacacattttcaaacatgcaAACTACAGTTACTGTGGTTGTTATCAGTGGCTGATATCAGTGTGTGATTCTG contains:
- the LOC130164081 gene encoding uncharacterized protein LOC130164081 isoform X1 — translated: MSEHLRGSYYGSTPPELRLVLLGNIGCGKTSSADTILGQLSPVSPSASRSCQLRQGLSEGRNVTLVEAPRWYWSGGKMEDSVRKETKRATTLVAPGAHGILLLVPVSQFTEMEGCVPAELEKVFGEEVMDHTLVLLTCGDYLMGRTVEEYLQKEHPGLRQIIERCGGRYHVINNRQRQDREQVRELLEKVDNMVQQNGVYHIKTVQERELEKRVRERKRELMESFRAQKEERRETAASMHIPNTETQRRGEEYSATLERRRRQERDEMEGRVGVSQVSNGLHSVPAPEQQSYSETHGDSQMKRMPSFRLNEDGALLSQMSEVKSSPKIITTFHHRINSFEKRSPEASPTSSPGSPVFSSSPSSPTVAASPSSFPFSTSSPSSSTFADASTSTFHSSSSSSPELRLVLLGRSGAGKSAAGNKILGREEFASHPDSLTAITQACEKKKALVEGRRVALVDTPDWFNSEHTPDEVRAHISSCVALSSPGPHAFLLCVPLDQPAKIELQALRALETVFGPDAVQRYTLVLFTHADRLRASGKAGNNSMEAYIASQRGDLLKLVEKCRDRFHVIESGGGGSKRGNVAELLEKVEQTVKEAGGQCYSCPAFQEAENRVRQRQLEIAKEKRGKKLEQEKLGDVGQLSSERRVLYMQPVAEAEEEVREDEIEKTRDEAEMNVSTMNLESLPPITLSNLSPSLFRSLMEKMESSAKMLPKVLGDSSAWVGEGAKKVRSSTVWGKVGSGAQNVQKMVVDSSLLGKVGATAGHMSKLVGNRVPKVVVDGSAWVGSGAKAAAASPMWEKVGSGAKLVADRSMRVGAGIGAGAKNLAQSPMWGKVGSGAKSGAKLVASSSVRVGAGIGAGAKKVAQSPVWEKVGSGAKASAKMVAESSAWEKMATTAKQVPKVVIMGALLGLLLGVFLGGVIGGAVGAAAGSAVSEVGRRKLRNKKTDEAAKNVEKTVNDSLDSLVKQGEKALKTE
- the LOC130164081 gene encoding uncharacterized protein LOC130164081 isoform X2; amino-acid sequence: MSEHLRGSYYGSTPPELRLVLLGNIGCGKTSSADTILGQLSPVSPSASRSCQLRQGLSEGRNVTLVEAPRWYWSGGKMEDSVRKETKRATTLVAPGAHGILLLVPVSQFTEMEGCVPAELEKVFGEEVMDHTLVLLTCGDYLMGRTVEEYLQKEHPGLRQIIERCGGRYHVINNRQRQDREQVRELLEKVDNMVQQNGVYHIKTVQERELEKRVRERKRELMESFRAQKEERRETAASMHIPNTETQRRGEEYSATLERRRRQERDEMEGRVGVSQVSNGLHSVPAPEQQSYSETHGDSQMKRMPSFRLNEVHHRINSFEKRSPEASPTSSPGSPVFSSSPSSPTVAASPSSFPFSTSSPSSSTFADASTSTFHSSSSSSPELRLVLLGRSGAGKSAAGNKILGREEFASHPDSLTAITQACEKKKALVEGRRVALVDTPDWFNSEHTPDEVRAHISSCVALSSPGPHAFLLCVPLDQPAKIELQALRALETVFGPDAVQRYTLVLFTHADRLRASGKAGNNSMEAYIASQRGDLLKLVEKCRDRFHVIESGGGGSKRGNVAELLEKVEQTVKEAGGQCYSCPAFQEAENRVRQRQLEIAKEKRGKKLEQEKLGDVGQLSSERRVLYMQPVAEAEEEVREDEIEKTRDEAEMNVSTMNLESLPPITLSNLSPSLFRSLMEKMESSAKMLPKVLGDSSAWVGEGAKKVRSSTVWGKVGSGAQNVQKMVVDSSLLGKVGATAGHMSKLVGNRVPKVVVDGSAWVGSGAKAAAASPMWEKVGSGAKLVADRSMRVGAGIGAGAKNLAQSPMWGKVGSGAKSGAKLVASSSVRVGAGIGAGAKKVAQSPVWEKVGSGAKASAKMVAESSAWEKMATTAKQVPKVVIMGALLGLLLGVFLGGVIGGAVGAAAGSAVSEVGRRKLRNKKTDEAAKNVEKTVNDSLDSLVKQGEKALKTE